One window of Candidatus Aminicenantes bacterium genomic DNA carries:
- a CDS encoding MBOAT family protein has product MIFTSQAFLLFFAVVFTVHFLLPHRLRWIFLLGASLCFYAFRNPWNLALLLLPTLAIYLIARSLECPLSPRRRHLLLALGLACGLSVLLVFKYTNFVGKSIFALISLVSDPISFTPLKIAYVVGISFYSFKLISYLLEVYHRRMKPERHIGYFTLYVAFFPQLLAGPIDRAQAFIRELKTRSSFDLERISTGFQQVLWGLFKKVVIADRLALFVNEVFKQTDGQGLNLVFGLYFYAFQIYCDFSGYSDMAVGISRMLGYRSMLNFNVPYFSRSLSDFWSRWHISLSTWLRDYLFLPIAYATMRRIRKDRFLGIRTEAWGYCVGIFITMFLGGLWHGAAWTFVAWGTLHGIYLVVGYATRKPRRRLRKAAGLNQLQSLRNGLQIIITFHLVTFAWLFFRAESFGAAFHYLAAISLKPGESGAGHVVFNLLLLALFMLMEILIHHRKRFNWIVTMPALLRAVLIAAWICLILILAVDKSNEFIYFQF; this is encoded by the coding sequence ATGATTTTTACTTCTCAAGCTTTCCTCTTGTTTTTTGCCGTGGTCTTCACGGTTCACTTCCTGCTGCCCCACCGTCTTCGCTGGATATTCCTGTTGGGCGCCAGCCTCTGTTTCTACGCCTTCCGCAATCCCTGGAACCTGGCCCTGCTGCTTTTGCCCACCCTGGCAATCTACCTGATCGCCCGCAGTCTTGAATGCCCGCTCTCCCCCCGCCGCAGGCACTTGCTGCTGGCATTGGGCCTTGCTTGCGGCCTTTCTGTCCTGCTGGTGTTCAAATACACCAATTTCGTGGGCAAAAGCATTTTCGCCCTGATTTCGCTGGTGAGCGACCCGATTTCATTTACCCCCCTGAAAATCGCCTACGTAGTGGGCATCTCTTTTTACTCGTTCAAACTGATCAGCTACCTGCTGGAAGTCTACCACCGGCGCATGAAGCCCGAACGTCACATCGGGTATTTCACGTTGTACGTGGCGTTTTTTCCCCAGTTGCTGGCCGGTCCGATCGATCGCGCGCAAGCGTTTATCCGGGAATTAAAAACGCGCTCTTCTTTTGATCTGGAACGAATCAGCACGGGATTCCAGCAGGTACTCTGGGGTTTGTTCAAGAAAGTGGTGATTGCCGACCGGTTGGCCCTTTTCGTCAATGAAGTGTTCAAGCAAACGGACGGCCAGGGGCTCAACCTGGTTTTCGGCCTCTATTTTTACGCTTTCCAGATCTACTGCGATTTTTCCGGTTACTCCGACATGGCGGTGGGCATTTCACGCATGTTGGGGTATCGCTCCATGCTGAATTTCAACGTCCCCTATTTCAGCCGCAGCCTGTCTGATTTCTGGAGCCGCTGGCACATTTCACTGTCGACCTGGCTGCGTGATTACCTGTTCCTTCCCATCGCCTATGCCACCATGCGCCGAATCCGCAAAGACCGGTTTCTGGGCATCAGAACCGAGGCCTGGGGGTATTGTGTCGGCATCTTTATCACCATGTTTCTGGGAGGACTGTGGCACGGTGCCGCCTGGACCTTCGTAGCCTGGGGCACGCTGCACGGCATTTATCTGGTGGTGGGATACGCAACGCGAAAACCAAGGCGCCGCCTGCGCAAAGCCGCCGGCCTGAATCAACTGCAATCGCTGCGCAACGGCTTGCAGATTATTATCACCTTTCACCTGGTCACTTTCGCCTGGCTTTTCTTTCGCGCGGAATCCTTTGGCGCGGCTTTTCACTATTTGGCAGCCATTTCGCTGAAGCCGGGAGAAAGCGGCGCCGGCCACGTCGTGTTCAACCTGTTGCTGCTGGCCCTGTTCATGCTGATGGAGATCCTGATCCACCACCGCAAGCGCTTCAATTGGATCGTCACCATGCCCGCATTGTTACGCGCCGTTCTCATCGCCGCCTGGATCTGCCTGATCCTGATCCTGGCCGTTGACAAAAGCAATGAATTTATCT